DNA sequence from the Archaeoglobus neptunius genome:
TGCTGGCAAAACATCCCGTAATTTCCGTGAACGGCAACACTGCAGTTCTCGTTCCGGAGGAGATTAAAAGGCTTGCAGACGCTGTTGGGGCGAAGGTCGAGGTAAATGTCTTCCACTACAGTCCTGAGAGAGTGGAGAAGATTAAGAGTTACCTTGAAAGGTATGGAGTTGAGGTTCTTGCCGCCTGCGATGCAGTTCTCGATGGCCTTGAATCTGCGAGGAGGATTGTGGACAGCAGAGGGATTTTAATTGCCGATGTCGTTCTCGTTCCCCTTGAAGATGGAGACAGGTGTGAAATTCTGAAGAAACACGGAAAGAGGGTTATAGCAATTGATCTTAATCCATTATCGAGAACTGCAAGAATGGCGGACATAACTATTGTTGATAACATCGTGAGGGCTTTTTCAAAAATGATAGAGATGGCGGAAAAGATGAGGGAGTGGAGCAGGGAGGAACTGAATAGGATAGTCGGGGAATATGACAACTCGGAGATTCTCGCAGAAGCTGTCAGGGAAATAAAGAGATATCTGGAAAAAACCGCTGAGGAGATCACTCGTTGAACTTCCTGTCAGTGATGTAGAATGTTGCAGTTCCGGTTGCTATGAGGTCTCCATTTTCGTTTCTCACTTCCCCGTAACCAACAGCTACCTTGCCTCCGATATTCATCGGCATGCCAACTCCAACCACCTTGCCTTCGGTAACAGGCCGGATGTAGTGGATGTTCAACTGTGCAGTTACGGCTGTTTTGCCAATCTTAACGACCTCTCTGTTGACATTCAGTCCGATTGCCGAGTCAAGCACGCTTGCTATCGCCCCTCCATGAGCCATTCCCAGAGCCTGAACATGCTTGTTTTTTTCGATTCTCATTTCCACAATAATTCTGTCTCCCTGCAGTTTTGGAACCATTCCTGTGAGCCTGTACCACGGTGCAGAACCGACCACATTCAGCACATTCTCGAACCCGTCCATAAAATTGAAGGGAAATGAAATTTTTAATAATTTTCACTCTCTGCAGTCTACCACTCCACCGTGATAGCCCTGTTCGGACACGCCCTTACACATGCTCCACACTCCATGCAGGCATCCTCATCAACGAAAGCAACGCTGCCGTTGAGGTGTATGGCATTCCCCTTGCACTCGGCCAAACACAACCCGCATCCGTCGCATTTTGCCACATCGATGACCGCAGGCATAAATAATTGAAATGTATTTCGAAAAATAGATGTTGGGAGGTTTTGAAGAAATCAGTCAATTCTGTCCTCACATCGGCTTTTAATGGGATTATCGCAGATGCCACTCATCAGCAGCGAGTTTGTCTTCAGGATGAAAAATTCCAGCAGCAATCTTTAAATTGGTTTTGGATATGTAGTTCCCATGCTAGTTCTTGATGGTGGAAAAGTAATTGATCCTGCAGGGGATAGGGTAATAGGCAGAGGGAGGATAATTATTGACTCTGGAAAAATCGTTGATGCTGGCTCAGTTAGTGAGGTAGATGTGCCGGACAGCTCCTCAGTCATCGATACAGGCGGTTTAACGATTATGCCGGGACTCATCGATGCGCACATGCACATAACGGGGTTCAGGAGCGGTGACTATGTGCGGGAAAGTTTGCTGACACCTTTTGGCGTTTTTGTTGCGAGGGCCATAAAGGATCTCGAAGCCATGCTTGATGCCGGATACACCACGGTGGTGGATGCTGGTAGTATTGTTGCGCTGCATCTGAGGGATGCGGTTGAAGAAGGGGTCGTAAGAGGGCCGAGAATTCTGGCCTCGGGATATCCCCTCTCCCAGACCTTTGGCCATGGAGACATTCATTTCCTTCCTCCGGAGATGGCCGATCCGAGAACCTCGCCAGTAAAAATTCCCTTTCAGTCTCTGCTTTGCGATGGAGAGGACGAGTTCAGAAAGGGCGCCCGCTATGCCCTGAGGGAGGGTGCGGACTTTCTCAAGATTTTCGTAACCGGGGGTGTTGCCTCGCAGAAGGACAAGCCTGAGTACCCACAGATGACAAGAAGAGAGATTGCTGCTGTTGTTGAAGAGGCGAGAAGAGCCGGTAGATTCGTGCACGCCCATGCCGAATCATCTGAAGGCTACATCAACGCTGTGGAAGAAGGGGTGAGGACTCTTGCTCACGGGATGGATCTGAATCAGGATGCAGTAAACGTCTCTCTCGAGAGAGATGTCACCCTTATTCCAACACTCTCGATTGTCGATGTAACGCTGAAGTTCGGCCCCTCCATCAACCTTCCCGACTGGATGCTCGAAAAGCTTCAGGAGGTTCATGAAAGGCACATTGAGTCTGTCAAAAAAGCTTACAGAGAAGGTGTCAGACTGGCAGCAGGTACGGATTTCTTCATAGGTGCGAAGGATGTACAGCTTTACGGACTTAACAGTCTTGAAATTAAACTTCTTGTCAATTTGGGTGTTAAACCAATGGACGCTCTGAAGGCCGCAACCATTAACGCTGCAGTATCCGCTGGTTTGGACAGGATAACGGGTTCTCTGGAGACTGGAAAGGTTGCGGATATCATAGTTGTCGATGGGGACCCCACGGAAAATCCCGAAATACTTGTGAATCAGAACAACATAAAGATGGTAATCAAAGAGGGGAAAATTGTTAAGCAGATGTAAAAACTCAGGGAACGAGTCGATGCCTGTCCCTCGGGAAGAGAACGGCCTCTCTGACGTTCTTCAGTCCGAGCATTGACATCAGCAGTCTCTCCGCTCCCAGCCCCCATCCCGCATGTGGAGGCATGCCATAGCGGAAAGCTTCAAGGTAGAATCCGAAGCTTTCTGGCTCCATACCCTTCGCCCTTATGCTCTCAACGAGCATGTCATAGAGGTGAATTCTCTGAGCCCCGCTCGAAAGCTCAAGCCATCCGTGCATGAGGTCGAAGCTCTTGGTTATCTCCGGCCTGTCCTCATATGGCATGGCATAGAAGGGTTTTGATTCAGTCGGCCAGTCCACGATGAAATAAAGACCACCCAGTTCTTCCCCAACAAGCTTCAATGCGTTTGTGCTCAAGTCTTCACCCCATGGAATGCTCTCACCTTTTCTCTCTGCAAGTTCTCTTGCCTCGTCGTAGGTTATTTTCTCAAAGGGAAGTTCCGGAATTTCAATGGAAACTTCAAGCCAGTTAAGATATCTCTCACATTTTTCCGCAACATCGACGTAGATTCTGTGGACAAGTCTTTCAAGAACATCCATCACACCGTTGTGGTCTGTGAAACTCATCTCAATGTCAATCGAGATGGCCTCATTCAAATGCCTCGTGGTGTTGTGCTCTTCGGCCCTGAAGATAGGGCCTATCTCGAACACCTTCTCGAAGCCGGCCCCCATCAGAACCTGCTTGTAAAGCTGGGGGCTCTGGTTCAAGAACGCCTCCTTTTCAAAATAACTCAGTGGAAATAGCTCCGTACCGCCTTCAGTAGCAGTTGAGACAATTTTCGGGGTGTGCACTTCTATAAAACCCTCTTCTGATAAAAACTCTCTGACACTCTGCATCATCTGGTGCCTTATCCTGAAAATGGCCTGAACTCTCGGCCTTCTCAGATCCATAAAGCGGTGGTCAAGGCGTGTGTCAAGCTCTGCCGGAACTTTCTCCGTCACCTCCAGTGGCAGTGGAGCATCGGATCTGTTCAGCACCTCTATTGATTCTGGGATGATCTCAAATCCACCGGGAGCCTTGTCCTCTCTTTTTACCTCTCCCGTCACAGCGATTACGCTCTCCCTTCTGATTTTCTTGGCAAGTTTGAAGATTTCTTTGCTCACGAACTTCTTTGGCAGTGTGATCTGGGCAAATCCTTCTCTATCTCTCAGCAGCAGAAAAACCAGCCCGCCGAGATCGCGAACTTCGTGAACCCATCCATAGAGCGTGACTTTTTTACCCTCCATCTCGGGTTTTATGTCTGCGGTGTGAACTCGCATGCATTTAAGTGGAGGGGCAGTTTTTAATTTTATTTATTTGCCAGAGATGGACAGGACGAAGCTGAAGAGGATAAAAAATTATTTTAAAGATTCTGCAACCTTTGTGAGTTCCTCTTTTGTAATTGTACCGGAAATTGTTATTGTCAAACCATCTTTTTCAAACACGAGCAAACCGGAACCGGCAATTTCAGTGTAGTATCCCTTATTTCCGTTAATGTCTATCTCCTCGTAATTTCCGGAAATCGGCATTTTTCGGGTGGTTTCAGTTAGGACAAGTCCCCCATCACCATACATCAGAGTCACGGTGCTGTTTCCAATGACACTGACCTTCTTCAGCTCAAAGCTTGCTGTGTAGCTCGGAACGAGGATGGTGAAGTTAACGTGTTTCTGCGCCTCACCAACAGTATCGAAATAGCTGATGCCAAAGTCCTCACCTGTTTTTATCCTGGCTCCTTTGGGTGGAGTGAACTCAAAAAGACTGTCGTTCACACCGGTGTTAAACTCAACATCTCTGTATTCGATAACGGATTTAATGCCCATAAATTCCATTTCGATTCTCAGTGGATACCAGTGTTCTTTATCAACGTAAAGAACAGTCGGAGTAGCTGTTCCGTTTTTGGGAGTAAGCCTGAGTTTATAGCAATCCCTGCCGGAAACTTTCGAAATACCGAGAAATTCCACATTATATCGGTCGAGCATGTTTTTGATGTATTTTCCGTAATCAGGTTCCGCCTGCTGAATGCCAGTGTCCAGCACCGTGACCTCGTTGTTTTTCATGTCGTAGATCCACGTTTTGGATCCATTGGTTATGGTCAGCAACCCCATCTCCTTGCTGTACATTCTCGCCTTGTTCGGTTTTTTGAACACGTATTCATACGTCATCTCAAATTTGCCTGCTTTCCCTTCGGCTGAAATGACCATTGTACCCTTGAAATCCTGGATGTTCTCATATTTTTCCTCTAGCTTTTTCGCTATATCCTCCGCACTCATCACCCCTGTTTGTGTGCATCCCAGCACCAGCAGAGTGATAAACACGCATGCTAGCAGCCGTCTCATACTGACATGCCATCCCACCTCTATATAATACTTTTGCTAGCAGATTTCAGTCATTTTTTTAACTTAAATAATTAAAAATTTCATGGAGTGGAACGATATCGGAAGGGAGATTGTAGAAATTTTGAAGCTGAGAATACCACCCGTCGGTGTCGTGTTCTATGAGGAAAAATATGAGCCTGAAAAGGTATTCAAACCCTCCAAGTATGGAATAAAAATGGCCGTATGCCAGGCAATAGCCTTTGCACGTTATATCGGCAGAACCGTGGTTCTGGAGGCTGAGGACTTTGCGTGTCCACCGTCTGAAATTCTTTATGGTGTAGCATCATATGATGGAGGACTCAAGGAAATACTGCTTGGAGCTCAGTGGATAAGGGAGCCAGAATGCGAGGTTGTAGAGAGAACTCTTCCTCCGGGCAAGTACAAAACGTTTGTATTTGGGGACATGACAGGGATGAAGGAGAAGCCGGAAGTCATCCTGATTTTTGGAACTCCCGCCCAAATTGGGAGGCTGATTCAGGCAAAAACATTTTTTGGTGGAAGTGTGAAGGCGTCGCTTACTGCAAAAACTGCGTCCTGTGCCGAGGCTCTGTTTCCCGCATTACTAAGTGGGGAAGTCTCAATTGCCGTTCCGGGTGCTGGAGACAGAGTATTCGCTGCGGTAAATGAAACTGAAATGATATTTGCCATGCCATACGGTTGGACTGGCAGGATTCTGGAAGGTCTTAAAAACGCTGGCAAAGGGGCGAATATCAGCTATCCACCCTCTCCGTTCCTCATGTATACACCGAGATTTCCGAAACACTACAGAGAGACAGCAGAAAAGTTCAGGAGGATCTAGCGCTTTAGGGCTGTTATAACTCCGTGGCATCTGCAGGCAGTAGCTATCACAATATTCCTTCTTTTTTCTGCTTCCCTCAACACGTTGATAAAATCTCTGCCCTCTATCCCACCCAGTCCGGGTTTTAGCTGATGGCTTACGAGTACGAACGCATCAGGCCACGCATACCTGACAAGCTCGTGCATGGGGCAGGGTTTTCTGATTTTTGTTACGGGACAGATGTCGGGGGCCGGACATTTCTCAAGGCACTCGTGGTCCCGATTGTAGCTAACAACTAAGCTGCCCCTTCCGGATGAGATGACAACCCTTGTGGGCAAACCAGCAGCTATGCAGTCAACCACTTCGTACCAGGGCTCAAATCCGTATTTACGTCTTACAGCCTCTGCGGCAACATGAATTGGAGCTGTTGGAAATATGTATTCTATCCTCAAATTTCTGACCAGATCGGGCAGAATACTCACATCTCCTTTGAGAAAGAATTCTCCTCCATAATCAACTTCATCGAGACTGGGGACGACTTTGAGGGATAGTTCTTTCACAGCGGTGCAATCTTCACTTACGTCTATTACGATAAAATCTCTGTTTCTCTCCCTCAAATATCTCGCAGCCTCGACTCCGTATCTCCCTCCCCCTACCACAACGTCCATTTTATCACCTGAATGGCGGCCTGATCAGCCTGATTTTTCTCCCGTTCCATTCTATCTCTTCGACAATATTTTCCCCTATTCTTTCCTCGATTTTCTCCACCTCACCAAGACTTCTTACTTCAAAAGCGGGGATATCCGCCTTCTCAAAAATCTCAATCGCCTCTTCAGTGCTCATTGTTAGTAGCCTATCCTGAATGGCATTTTTTACTTCATCGTACCTAGAAAAGCTTTCGATCAGTGAAAAACTGAAGTCTAATCTCAGTATGTCGCAAAGTCTCCTCCAGAAGTGCTCCTCGGCAATTATACCTATGGTTATGTATCCGTCTCTGGTCCTGTATATCCCATATACGGGGTTGCTTGAAAAGGCCGGAAGGATGCCCATTCCATTGAGTATTGAGGAGCTGTGGATCGGAACCGAGAAAAGAGCTGAGTGAAACATGCTGATGTCTATGTATCTGCCCTTTCCGGTTCTCACCCTTTCAAATAAGGCTGCCAGAATTGCGATTGTTGCATACACGGCCGATGAAAAATCCGCCAACTGGACATTTGGGTCTCTCAGTTCCCGTATCCCGGCTATTTCAAGAATGCCACCCAGACCAAGGCAGTTCAGATCGTGAGCGGGAAGCCGGGCAAGTTTGTTCTTCTGACCGAAGGCGGATATGGAGCAGTAGATCACTGAAGGATTGACCTTCATTACACTTTCGTAATCAATACCCAGCCTTTTTGCAACACCGGGTCGAAATCCCTCGACAATCACATCAGCGTCCCTTACAAGCTCTAAAAACCGTTCACGCCCCTCGTCCGATTTTAGATCAACAAACAATGTCTTCTTTCCGTGATTCATGGCAGCAAACACAGCATCAAGCATTCTTCCGGGCTCTCCTCCCGGTGGTTCAATCTTTACAACCTCTGCCCCCAGCAATGAAAGCAAACGGCAGCAGAAGGGCCCGGGATAAAAGGCCGCAACCTCAATGACCTTAACGCCCTCGAGCATACAGATGATTTTTTTGAAGATTTATAAAGTGCATGATTTCACTTTTTTCATGTACTCTCTGAAATGCATTGAGTGTGGTAAGGAATGGGGCGACGATCACTACACATGTGAATGTGGTGGACTGCTTGAGGTCAGGATGAATCTTGACGAGATTGAAGTTGATTTCAAACTTGATGGTAATAACATCACCGTTTGGAAATACAAATCCCTACTGCCGGTGAAAATGGATCCTGTCTCACTCGGAGAAGGTGGCACACCACTGTACAGGGCAGAGAGACTTGAAAAGGAAACGGGAATTAGGAGAATTTATATTAAGCATGAGGGTCTGAATCCTTCGGGTTCATTCAAGGACAGGGGTATGACTGTGGGTGTAACGAAGGCAATGGAGCTAGGTAAGAGGGCTGTTGCCTGCGCATCAACGGGTAATACTTCAGCCTCAATGGCCATGTATGCGGCTAAAGCAGGGATGAGGGCCTATGTTCTGCTCCCTGCCGGGAAGGTTGCTCTTGGGAAGGTCGCTCAGGCTCTGATGCATGGTGCGAAGGTCATCGCCATTAAGGGAAATTTCGATGACGCTCTGAGAATAGTCAGGGAGGTTTGCGAAAAGGAGGGGCTGTATCTTCTGAACTCTGTCAATCCATTCAGGCCGGAAGGTCAGAAGACAATTGCCTATGAGGTTGCCGATGAAATTGGTGTACCGGACAGAGTCTGTCTTCCTGTGGGAAATGCCGGGAATATATCCGCAATCTACAAAGGCTTCAGAGAGCTTGTGGAGATTGGTTTGACCGAATCGATGCCCAAGATGACTGGAATTCAGGCTGAAGGCGCGGCACCGATATACAGGGCATTTGTTGAAGGGAAGGATGATGTGACTCCCGTGAAAAACCCGGAAACCATCGCTACTGCGATAAGGATAGGAAACCCTGTAAACGCAAGAAAAGCCCTGAAGGCCGTCTATGACACCAAAGGGCTGGTTGAGATCGTCAGTGATGATGAAATAATTGCTGCACAGAAATTCCTGGCTGCCAGAGAAGGTATAGGTGTCGAACCCGCTTCTGCCGCAAGTGTCGCCGGATTGAGAAAACTTGCTGAAAGAGGTGACATATCACCCGATGAAACTGTGGTGTGTGTTGTAACCGGAAACCTGCTTAAGGATCCTGAGACGGTTGTCAGGGTTTGTGGGGAACCTGTGAGTGTTGAAGCAAGCATGGAGGCAGTTTTAAATTCAATTTATAATTTAGTTTGAAAAAATTAGTTTTTTTAATTTTCATTGGAGATTACGCACATGAGGAAAATGTTTCTGGCCGGTTTGGTTGCTCTCTGTGTGGCTGCTGTTTTCATAGCGGTAAGGACCTGGGAAGCTCCAGGAGTGGAGTACCAGGTACTGGGCTGCGAGGGAAGTAAGATGCAGCAGTATTCTGGCTTTGAGGTTGTGGATGGTGATTTAAAGGCATATATCATGAGAAACTGCTGCAGCGATAAAATTACAGTTGAGAAGGATGGAAAAACTTACAGAATTGTAGAAATAGATGAGGACGGGAAGATTTGCAAATGCAACTGCATGGCCGTGGTGGAGATAAAAAATGTTGAAAAAGATGCGAGAGTTGTATTTGTGGACTTCACAGGAGAGAGAAAAGTTCTGAAAAACCTTGAGAATGAATTCTGCGGATGGTCGACCTATGCAGAATGCAAAAGCGATGCTGACTGCACTGTTGGTGGTTGCTCCGGACAGGTCTGCATGGGTTCCGGGGAGGACATCGTCACAACATGCGATTGGAAGGACTGCTATGATGCCAAAAAATTCGGGATGACATGCGGTTGTTTTGAGGGTCAGTGTCAGTGGGCGCAAAGTTAATTTTCCTCCCATAAACTTTTGACCATGAAAATTTACGTTGTGTACAACTACGGACAGTACAACCATCTGATTCACAGAACGCTCAGGGATCTTGGAGTTGAAACAAAACTGATTGAAAACACCACACCTGTCGAAGATTTAAAGGAAGTTGACGGACTCGTTATCGGTGGTGGCCCCTCACTGGAAAGAACTGGAAACTGCGAACTTTACCTCAGGGAGCTTGACATTCCGATCATCGGAATATGCCTTGGCCACCAGCTTATGGCAAAGGTGTTTGGCGGAGAGGTTGGAAAAGGAAGCATGGGTGGATATTCTGAGGTGAAGATTCGCGTTCTGGAGGATGATGAGCTCTTTGCGAAAGTACCCCGGGAGCTGACGGTCTGGGCGAGCCACATGGATGAGGTCAAGAAGCTGCCCAAAAACTTCAAAATTCTTGCGGAGTCAGACATCTGCAAAATTGAAGCCATGAGGCATGAGAAAAAGCCTGTCTATGGCGTTCAGTGGCATCCAGAAGTATATCACTCGCAGTATGGGGTCGAAATTTACAGAAACTTCGTTGAAATCTGCAGAAAGTAGTCAGAAGCTCATTCTCAACTTGCAGAAAGAGCATATGTCTCTGTTGGTAATCTCTCCACACAACCTGCAGTACTTTACGTGATCAAACTCTTCCTTTTCAGAGATCAGTCCTCTGATAAAGTTTTTGGAGAAACCCGGCTTCCTCCTTTCAATTTCGTAAACGATCTCTTTCCATTCTGGATTCGGGGCATAGGGACACTCCATTGGTGTGAACGGAATTGACTCTATCAGTACATAAAGCATATTTTCCTTTTCGCTTACCTCAAATAGAGGTTTGGCCCTTGCCACAATCTTCTCATCGAATGGTTCGTTTCTGGGCAGCAGCTTTTCAGCCCAGAGTCTCATGCCACCAGCCACATTTTTGAGATAGAAGGAAACGATATCCTCCACCGTGTGACCTGTTGTAATGATGTCGAAGCCGTTTTCCCTCGCAAAGCGGTTCATTATGTACCTCTTCGCCGTACCACATGCAGAGCATGTTTTCCTTCTTAGCCTTTTCCTCACATCGCTTACTGTAAAACCGTACTCTTCCAGCCTGACCACATTGACGTTTACGTCAATGCTTTCCGCCAGCTCCATGACAGCCCTCTCCGACTCGGATGAGTAGTGATCAATCCCAAGATCGATGTAGAGAAGTTCAAACTCGTATCCAAGTTTTTTGAGGACATTGGCCATTGCAGAACTATCCTTTCCTCCGGAAACGGCAGCAAGGATTTTTTCTTTCGGCTTCAAAATGCCGTACCTCTTTATGCTTCTTTTCACGAGGTTTAAGTAGAATTCAGGGTAACACCTTTCGCAAAGAGACAGTCCGTATGCTTTCAGAATAGCCACGGCTCTTCTACCACATTTTCTGCATTTCATATTAGCCCCTCGATGTTGGGTATGAGGATCGACAGCAGTATGGAGAAGAAAACAATGAATGCGAAGAACTTAACGACCTGCATGGACAATTGCTCTCCCCTCTTCTCTCCGTACCATCTCGAAAGGATTTTCGCAAAAACCTCATGAAACACCCTGCCACCATCAAGCGGAACTGCAGGAAGGCAGTTGAAAAGACCGACGTAGAAGTTGATCCATCCAACCCAGTAGAGTGTGTTAAGTGTCCAGAAAACCCATTGAGGAGCATCGAAAAGCATTTCAATCTCCCCCGTAAATCCCTGAAATCTGAATGGCATCGAAATCAGGTAAAGCCATCCACCAAGACTCTTCATGAGATTGGGGATACTTTTTAGCTCATTAAGAAGTGAAGCGGAATAGAAGATGTTTATTCCATCAATGCTGTCAAAAGTCTGGACGTAAACACCGAGAAAACCCTTACCTCCTTTCCCTGCGAGGGTGACGTTGTACCGCTTCACCGATCCATTGTCATAGATGTAAACTGCTATCTTCTGCCCCGGTTCTGTCTCCGCCATCTTCTTCTGGAAATCGGCGTAGTGCCTTATCACACTGTCATCGATTCTGACTATGAGCATGCCGGCTTTCAAGCCGGCGGCTTCAGCAGGATACGTTTTATTGTCTTCCCTGTATAACCCGATAATCTTGACACCCATAATACCGTCAACAGTAACATTTCTCAACTTTCCGTCTTTTTCAAGTGTTATAACAGTTTTTGTGTTGTTACCAACGGCCATTTCCACGTCAGAGGGAGTTTTAACCGGAACACCATTTATACCCAAAACCCTACCCTCAATTCCACCGGTATCATTTACGGCAACAACGGTTGGATTTACAGCTCCTAAAAGGTTAAAGAAGAGAGTGAATGCGATTAAAGCTACGAGAAAGTTGCTGATGACCCCAGCGGAAAATATTCTTATCCTTGAAGATGATCTGGTCCTTTCCTTGCTCATCAGTTCCTCTTCATCCGGTTCGGCAAATCCGCCTATTGGGATCAGCGCAAGAATAATGCCCAGAGATTTAACCTTGACACCCTCAACTCTGCAGAGAATCGCATGGCTGAATTCATGGACAAGGAGGGTTATGATCAGCCCAATTGTACCCCATATCACCGGGATAAAGGGGTTGACGCCCGGTAATAGCAGTGCAGCCCTTGGACTTGTCAGCTCCGATGGCTGGGGGGGCGATGTAATCATTATGTAATCAGCCACAAGAATAAGGGCGAACATGAAGCACATTCCTGCGAAAACTGCGGGTAAACCAAGGTTTGCGATGGTTCTCCAGAATTTCTTTGGCCTTGATATCCTCTCAAGCAGACCGAGGCCCCTTTTGGTTCTGAGGAGGAGTACCGGTCCGTATGCAGTCATGTTGTATTTCTCCAGAACTCCCCTTCTTCTCAGAATCTCTACCAGAGCCCAGTAAGCTGTAAATGCGATCACTGGGTAAACGATTGAGGTGAACATTAATGAGAAAAGTTCAGAGCACAATAAAAGCTTTAGGTTGTGGATGAATCATGGCAAAGCTAATATTTTGTTCGGATAAATATGAATCATGAAATTTCCGCACTCTGGCAGAAAGGCGGAAGAGGTGCTTGAAGACCTTGATAGTTATGCCCGCAACGACTTCGATCCGCACAGTAAAAGAATGTGGGGTCACGTTTACTACGCCGGATTGAAAGAACTTGTTGAGGTTGTGAGGAGAGCGTATCTCATGTATATGGATAAAACCATGCTCGATTTCACCACCTTTCCAAGTTTGCTGAAAATGGAGAACGAAGTTGTTGGAGCGGCAGCAAACTTGCTGGGCGGTGATGACGGGGTGGTTGGCTGCTTCACGTATGGTGGGACTGAGAGCATTATGCTTGCCTTGAAGGCTGCAAGGGAAAAATTCAGGAAGGAGAAAGGGAAGGATGCAGTTCCTGAGGTTGTCCTGCCCGCTACTGCTCATCCTGCCTTCTGGAAGTCTGCTGAGTATCTCGGGATGAGGGTGCGGCGTGCGGCAGTTGATGACGGATTCAGAGCAGATCTGGACAGTGTGAACGAGCTTGCTGGAAGAAAAACTGCCCTGATTGCTGGCTCAGCCCCCAACTATCCTTTCGGAGTCGTGGATGACATAAATGGACTTTCGGATATTGCAGTTGATAGGGACATCTGGTTGCACGTTGATGCATGCCTTGGTGGTTTCTCCCTGCCATTTTTTAAAAAGCTCGGTGAAAGGGTTCCCGACTTTGACTTCCGCATAGAGGGTGTGAGTTCTATTTCTGCGGACTTTCACAAATATGGATTTGCCCCACGGGGGTCTTCCGTGGTGTTATACAGGGAAGCAAAGTTAAGAGAAGGGCAG
Encoded proteins:
- the thrC gene encoding threonine synthase, whose translation is MYSLKCIECGKEWGDDHYTCECGGLLEVRMNLDEIEVDFKLDGNNITVWKYKSLLPVKMDPVSLGEGGTPLYRAERLEKETGIRRIYIKHEGLNPSGSFKDRGMTVGVTKAMELGKRAVACASTGNTSASMAMYAAKAGMRAYVLLPAGKVALGKVAQALMHGAKVIAIKGNFDDALRIVREVCEKEGLYLLNSVNPFRPEGQKTIAYEVADEIGVPDRVCLPVGNAGNISAIYKGFRELVEIGLTESMPKMTGIQAEGAAPIYRAFVEGKDDVTPVKNPETIATAIRIGNPVNARKALKAVYDTKGLVEIVSDDEIIAAQKFLAAREGIGVEPASAASVAGLRKLAERGDISPDETVVCVVTGNLLKDPETVVRVCGEPVSVEASMEAVLNSIYNLV
- a CDS encoding eight-cysteine-cluster domain-containing protein, which produces MRKMFLAGLVALCVAAVFIAVRTWEAPGVEYQVLGCEGSKMQQYSGFEVVDGDLKAYIMRNCCSDKITVEKDGKTYRIVEIDEDGKICKCNCMAVVEIKNVEKDARVVFVDFTGERKVLKNLENEFCGWSTYAECKSDADCTVGGCSGQVCMGSGEDIVTTCDWKDCYDAKKFGMTCGCFEGQCQWAQS
- a CDS encoding GMP synthase subunit A, with the translated sequence MKIYVVYNYGQYNHLIHRTLRDLGVETKLIENTTPVEDLKEVDGLVIGGGPSLERTGNCELYLRELDIPIIGICLGHQLMAKVFGGEVGKGSMGGYSEVKIRVLEDDELFAKVPRELTVWASHMDEVKKLPKNFKILAESDICKIEAMRHEKKPVYGVQWHPEVYHSQYGVEIYRNFVEICRK
- a CDS encoding ATP-binding protein — its product is MKCRKCGRRAVAILKAYGLSLCERCYPEFYLNLVKRSIKRYGILKPKEKILAAVSGGKDSSAMANVLKKLGYEFELLYIDLGIDHYSSESERAVMELAESIDVNVNVVRLEEYGFTVSDVRKRLRRKTCSACGTAKRYIMNRFARENGFDIITTGHTVEDIVSFYLKNVAGGMRLWAEKLLPRNEPFDEKIVARAKPLFEVSEKENMLYVLIESIPFTPMECPYAPNPEWKEIVYEIERRKPGFSKNFIRGLISEKEEFDHVKYCRLCGEITNRDICSFCKLRMSF
- a CDS encoding site-2 protease family protein, encoding MFTSIVYPVIAFTAYWALVEILRRRGVLEKYNMTAYGPVLLLRTKRGLGLLERISRPKKFWRTIANLGLPAVFAGMCFMFALILVADYIMITSPPQPSELTSPRAALLLPGVNPFIPVIWGTIGLIITLLVHEFSHAILCRVEGVKVKSLGIILALIPIGGFAEPDEEELMSKERTRSSSRIRIFSAGVISNFLVALIAFTLFFNLLGAVNPTVVAVNDTGGIEGRVLGINGVPVKTPSDVEMAVGNNTKTVITLEKDGKLRNVTVDGIMGVKIIGLYREDNKTYPAEAAGLKAGMLIVRIDDSVIRHYADFQKKMAETEPGQKIAVYIYDNGSVKRYNVTLAGKGGKGFLGVYVQTFDSIDGINIFYSASLLNELKSIPNLMKSLGGWLYLISMPFRFQGFTGEIEMLFDAPQWVFWTLNTLYWVGWINFYVGLFNCLPAVPLDGGRVFHEVFAKILSRWYGEKRGEQLSMQVVKFFAFIVFFSILLSILIPNIEGLI
- a CDS encoding pyridoxal phosphate-dependent decarboxylase family protein gives rise to the protein MKFPHSGRKAEEVLEDLDSYARNDFDPHSKRMWGHVYYAGLKELVEVVRRAYLMYMDKTMLDFTTFPSLLKMENEVVGAAANLLGGDDGVVGCFTYGGTESIMLALKAAREKFRKEKGKDAVPEVVLPATAHPAFWKSAEYLGMRVRRAAVDDGFRADLDSVNELAGRKTALIAGSAPNYPFGVVDDINGLSDIAVDRDIWLHVDACLGGFSLPFFKKLGERVPDFDFRIEGVSSISADFHKYGFAPRGSSVVLYREAKLREGQIFVMASWPGYPLVNTAVLSTRSAGTLAATWAVINYLGMNGYLELAKRMLYAKRRLIEGLAEVGLELLGDPEGAVVAFTSPDLNLFHVSSIMAGKGWYVQSQPGSKQLGYPKSLHFSINPGHADVVEEFIEDMKHAVDAARKEYPDVSNFDISKIDYESVLENMEIINELIHSMPPEVVESTFRYFINESIFRP